A single Drosophila gunungcola strain Sukarami unplaced genomic scaffold, Dgunungcola_SK_2 000091F, whole genome shotgun sequence DNA region contains:
- the LOC128265068 gene encoding double-stranded RNA-specific editase Adar isoform X2, whose translation MYPVSYKPERACYKSCHHAMRIASRSSIFYQRQHFYAASSFAGKRPKFFVKRRVIFPSLPCNPVSAPSEINMNGYNRKSPQKRRYEMTKYAVTPKKKICKERIPQPKNTVAMLNELRHGLIYKLESQTGPVHAPLFTISVEVDGQKYLGQGRSKKVARIEAAATALRSFIQFKDGAVLSPLKPSGNLDFTSDEHLENDVSKSAIAVDGQKKVPDKGPVMLLYELFNDVNFDCINIDGAQNNCRFKMTVTINEKKFDGTGPSKKLAKNAAAKAALASLCNISYSPMVVPQKNVPLPIDDKSSSMELPQIHADTIGRLVLEKFMEVIKGQEAYSRRKVLAGIVMTENMNFCEAKVISVSTGTKCVSGEHMSVNGAVLNDSHAEIVSRRCLLKFLYAQLDLQCNQATAYQSIFVRNTDGQYPYKLKSGVHFHLYINTAPCGDARIFSPHENDTGVDKHPNRKARGQLRTKIESGEGTIPVKSSDGIQTWDGVLQGQRLLTMSCSDKIARWNIVGIQGSLLSSIIEPVYLHSIVLGSLLHPEHMYRAVCGRIEKSIQGLPPPYHLNKPRLALVTSAEPRNQAKAPNFGINWTIGDTELEVVNSLTGRTIGGQVSRITKQAFFVKYGFLMVNLPGILVRKVTTDYGQTKANVKDYQTAKLELFSAFKREDLGSWLKKPIEQDEFGLAE comes from the exons ATGTATCCAGTTTCCTACAAACCGGAGCGTGCGTGCTATAAATCATGCCACCATGCAATGCGAATAGCGTCGAGATCTTCAATTTTCTACCAACGTCAACATTTTTATGCCGCATCAAGTTTTGCGGGCAAAAGGcccaaattttttgttaaacggAGAGTTATTTTTCCCTCATTGCCCTGCAAT ccGGTGAGTGCACCATCTGAGATCAACATGAATGGCTATAACCGCAAATCGCCACAAAAACGGCGCTATGAGATGACAAAATATGCTG TAacaccaaaaaagaaaatctgCAAGGAGCGCATTCCGCAGCCGAAAAATACAGTGGCAATGCTGAATGAGTTAAGACATGGACTGATTTACAAATTGGAGTCACAGACTGGTCCGGTGCACGCACCTTTATTTACGATATCCGTTGAG GTCGATGGACAAAAATACTTGGGCCAGGGTCGCAGTAAAAAGGTTGCACGTATCGAAGCAGCCGCTACCGCACTCCGCAGCTTTATACAGTTTAAGGACGGAGCTGTCTTGTCACCTTTGAAGCCATCGGGCAACTTGGACTTTACCAGCGATGAACATCTTGAAAATG ATGTGAGTAAGAGTGCCATTGCTGTCGATGGCCAAAAGAAGGTGCCGGACAAGGGACCTGTTATGCTTCTGTACGAGTTGTTCAACGACGTTAATTTTGATTGTATTAATATTGACGGAGCTCAAAACAATTGTCGCTTTAAAATGACAGTTACAATAAACGAGAAGAAGTTTGATGGAACag gTCCTTCCAaaaagttggccaaaaatGCGGCAGCTAAGGCGGCACTTGCATCACTGTGCAATATTTCGTACAGTCCGATGGTGGTGCCGCAGAAAAACGTGCCCCTGCCAATTGACGACAAGTCGTCGTCAATGGAACTGCCGCAGATACATGCAGATACCATTGGACGACTGGTGCTGGAGAAGTTCATGGAAGTCATTAAGGGACAGGAGGCCTATTCGCGACGCAAGGTATTGGCGGGGATTGTAATGACAGAGAACATGAATTTTTGTGAAGCCAAA GTTATTTCCGTTTCGACGGGCACCAAGTGTGTCAGCGGCGAGCACATGAGCGTGAACGGAGCTGTGCTAAACGATTCGCATGCCGAGATAGTCTCCAGGCGCTGTCTTCTGAAGTTCCTCTATGCACAGCTGGACCTGCAGTGCAACCAGG CCACAGCATATCAGTCGATTTTCGTGAGGAATACTGATGGGCAATACCCTTATAAACTAAAATCCGGGGTACATTTccatttgtatataaatacaGCACCTTGTGGGGATGCACGGATATTTAGTCCTCACGAAAACGACACTGGTGTTGATAAACATCCAAATAG AAAAGCTCGTGGCCAATTGCGTACAAAAATCGAGTCCGGTGAGGGAACAATTCCAGTCAAGAGCAGTGATGGAATACAGACGTGGGATGGCGTATTGCAG GGCCAACGCTTGCTGACCATGTCGTGCTCCGATAAAATCGCACGTTGGAACATCGTGGGCATACAAGGCTCCTTGTTGTCTTCCATAATTGAACCAGTGTACCTGCATTCGATTGTGCTGGGCAGTCTGTTGCACCCAGAGCACATGTACCGTGCAGTGTGCGGTCGAATTGAGAAGTCAATCCAGGGTCTGCCACCGCCGTACCATTTAAATAAGCCACGCCTGGCATTGGTCACATCGGCAGAGCCGCGAAATCAGGCCAAGGCTCCAAACTTCGGGATTAATTGGACCATTGGCGACACCGAGCTGGAGGTGGTCAACTCGCTCACGGGCCGAACAATTGGCGGCCAAGTGTCGCGCATCACGAAGCAGgcgttttttgttaaatatggCTTTCTAATGGTGAACCTACCAGGTATTTTAGTCCGCAAAGTAACCACAGACTATGGGCAAACAAAGGCCAACGTAAAGGACTATCAG aCGGCGAAGCTTGAATTGTTTTCGGCTTTCAAACGAGAGGACCTTGGCAGCTGGCTGAAGAAACCCATTGAACAAGACGAATTCGGCCTTGCCGAATGA
- the LOC128265068 gene encoding double-stranded RNA-specific editase Adar isoform X3: MLNSANNNSPQHPVSAPSEINMNGYNRKSPQKRRYEMTKYAVTPKKKICKERIPQPKNTVAMLNELRHGLIYKLESQTGPVHAPLFTISVEVDGQKYLGQGRSKKVARIEAAATALRSFIQFKDGAVLSPLKPSGNLDFTSDEHLENGIENMSNEQLIAINKTLMLTEKKSNLTSLEQPTLRLQKFCMSQNVSKSAIAVDGQKKVPDKGPVMLLYELFNDVNFDCINIDGAQNNCRFKMTVTINEKKFDGTGPSKKLAKNAAAKAALASLCNISYSPMVVPQKNVPLPIDDKSSSMELPQIHADTIGRLVLEKFMEVIKGQEAYSRRKVLAGIVMTENMNFCEAKVISVSTGTKCVSGEHMSVNGAVLNDSHAEIVSRRCLLKFLYAQLDLQCNQATAYQSIFVRNTDGQYPYKLKSGVHFHLYINTAPCGDARIFSPHENDTGVDKHPNRKARGQLRTKIESGEGTIPVKSSDGIQTWDGVLQGQRLLTMSCSDKIARWNIVGIQGSLLSSIIEPVYLHSIVLGSLLHPEHMYRAVCGRIEKSIQGLPPPYHLNKPRLALVTSAEPRNQAKAPNFGINWTIGDTELEVVNSLTGRTIGGQVSRITKQAFFVKYGFLMVNLPGILVRKVTTDYGQTKANVKDYQTAKLELFSAFKREDLGSWLKKPIEQDEFGLAE; this comes from the exons ATGTTAAACAGCGCAAATAACAATTCTCCCCAGCAT ccGGTGAGTGCACCATCTGAGATCAACATGAATGGCTATAACCGCAAATCGCCACAAAAACGGCGCTATGAGATGACAAAATATGCTG TAacaccaaaaaagaaaatctgCAAGGAGCGCATTCCGCAGCCGAAAAATACAGTGGCAATGCTGAATGAGTTAAGACATGGACTGATTTACAAATTGGAGTCACAGACTGGTCCGGTGCACGCACCTTTATTTACGATATCCGTTGAG GTCGATGGACAAAAATACTTGGGCCAGGGTCGCAGTAAAAAGGTTGCACGTATCGAAGCAGCCGCTACCGCACTCCGCAGCTTTATACAGTTTAAGGACGGAGCTGTCTTGTCACCTTTGAAGCCATCGGGCAACTTGGACTTTACCAGCGATGAACATCTTGAAAATGGTATTGAAAATATGTCCAATGAACAGTTGATCGCAATCAATAAGACGTTGATGTTGACTGAAAAGAAATCCAACCTTACCTCGCTTGAACAACCCACGTTGCGTCTTCAAAAGTTTTGCATGAGTCAGA ATGTGAGTAAGAGTGCCATTGCTGTCGATGGCCAAAAGAAGGTGCCGGACAAGGGACCTGTTATGCTTCTGTACGAGTTGTTCAACGACGTTAATTTTGATTGTATTAATATTGACGGAGCTCAAAACAATTGTCGCTTTAAAATGACAGTTACAATAAACGAGAAGAAGTTTGATGGAACag gTCCTTCCAaaaagttggccaaaaatGCGGCAGCTAAGGCGGCACTTGCATCACTGTGCAATATTTCGTACAGTCCGATGGTGGTGCCGCAGAAAAACGTGCCCCTGCCAATTGACGACAAGTCGTCGTCAATGGAACTGCCGCAGATACATGCAGATACCATTGGACGACTGGTGCTGGAGAAGTTCATGGAAGTCATTAAGGGACAGGAGGCCTATTCGCGACGCAAGGTATTGGCGGGGATTGTAATGACAGAGAACATGAATTTTTGTGAAGCCAAA GTTATTTCCGTTTCGACGGGCACCAAGTGTGTCAGCGGCGAGCACATGAGCGTGAACGGAGCTGTGCTAAACGATTCGCATGCCGAGATAGTCTCCAGGCGCTGTCTTCTGAAGTTCCTCTATGCACAGCTGGACCTGCAGTGCAACCAGG CCACAGCATATCAGTCGATTTTCGTGAGGAATACTGATGGGCAATACCCTTATAAACTAAAATCCGGGGTACATTTccatttgtatataaatacaGCACCTTGTGGGGATGCACGGATATTTAGTCCTCACGAAAACGACACTGGTGTTGATAAACATCCAAATAG AAAAGCTCGTGGCCAATTGCGTACAAAAATCGAGTCCGGTGAGGGAACAATTCCAGTCAAGAGCAGTGATGGAATACAGACGTGGGATGGCGTATTGCAG GGCCAACGCTTGCTGACCATGTCGTGCTCCGATAAAATCGCACGTTGGAACATCGTGGGCATACAAGGCTCCTTGTTGTCTTCCATAATTGAACCAGTGTACCTGCATTCGATTGTGCTGGGCAGTCTGTTGCACCCAGAGCACATGTACCGTGCAGTGTGCGGTCGAATTGAGAAGTCAATCCAGGGTCTGCCACCGCCGTACCATTTAAATAAGCCACGCCTGGCATTGGTCACATCGGCAGAGCCGCGAAATCAGGCCAAGGCTCCAAACTTCGGGATTAATTGGACCATTGGCGACACCGAGCTGGAGGTGGTCAACTCGCTCACGGGCCGAACAATTGGCGGCCAAGTGTCGCGCATCACGAAGCAGgcgttttttgttaaatatggCTTTCTAATGGTGAACCTACCAGGTATTTTAGTCCGCAAAGTAACCACAGACTATGGGCAAACAAAGGCCAACGTAAAGGACTATCAG aCGGCGAAGCTTGAATTGTTTTCGGCTTTCAAACGAGAGGACCTTGGCAGCTGGCTGAAGAAACCCATTGAACAAGACGAATTCGGCCTTGCCGAATGA
- the LOC128265068 gene encoding double-stranded RNA-specific editase Adar isoform X5: protein MLNSANNNSPQHPVSAPSEINMNGYNRKSPQKRRYEMTKYAVTPKKKICKERIPQPKNTVAMLNELRHGLIYKLESQTGPVHAPLFTISVEVDGQKYLGQGRSKKVARIEAAATALRSFIQFKDGAVLSPLKPSGNLDFTSDEHLENDVSKSAIAVDGQKKVPDKGPVMLLYELFNDVNFDCINIDGAQNNCRFKMTVTINEKKFDGTGPSKKLAKNAAAKAALASLCNISYSPMVVPQKNVPLPIDDKSSSMELPQIHADTIGRLVLEKFMEVIKGQEAYSRRKVLAGIVMTENMNFCEAKVISVSTGTKCVSGEHMSVNGAVLNDSHAEIVSRRCLLKFLYAQLDLQCNQATAYQSIFVRNTDGQYPYKLKSGVHFHLYINTAPCGDARIFSPHENDTGVDKHPNRKARGQLRTKIESGEGTIPVKSSDGIQTWDGVLQGQRLLTMSCSDKIARWNIVGIQGSLLSSIIEPVYLHSIVLGSLLHPEHMYRAVCGRIEKSIQGLPPPYHLNKPRLALVTSAEPRNQAKAPNFGINWTIGDTELEVVNSLTGRTIGGQVSRITKQAFFVKYGFLMVNLPGILVRKVTTDYGQTKANVKDYQTAKLELFSAFKREDLGSWLKKPIEQDEFGLAE, encoded by the exons ATGTTAAACAGCGCAAATAACAATTCTCCCCAGCAT ccGGTGAGTGCACCATCTGAGATCAACATGAATGGCTATAACCGCAAATCGCCACAAAAACGGCGCTATGAGATGACAAAATATGCTG TAacaccaaaaaagaaaatctgCAAGGAGCGCATTCCGCAGCCGAAAAATACAGTGGCAATGCTGAATGAGTTAAGACATGGACTGATTTACAAATTGGAGTCACAGACTGGTCCGGTGCACGCACCTTTATTTACGATATCCGTTGAG GTCGATGGACAAAAATACTTGGGCCAGGGTCGCAGTAAAAAGGTTGCACGTATCGAAGCAGCCGCTACCGCACTCCGCAGCTTTATACAGTTTAAGGACGGAGCTGTCTTGTCACCTTTGAAGCCATCGGGCAACTTGGACTTTACCAGCGATGAACATCTTGAAAATG ATGTGAGTAAGAGTGCCATTGCTGTCGATGGCCAAAAGAAGGTGCCGGACAAGGGACCTGTTATGCTTCTGTACGAGTTGTTCAACGACGTTAATTTTGATTGTATTAATATTGACGGAGCTCAAAACAATTGTCGCTTTAAAATGACAGTTACAATAAACGAGAAGAAGTTTGATGGAACag gTCCTTCCAaaaagttggccaaaaatGCGGCAGCTAAGGCGGCACTTGCATCACTGTGCAATATTTCGTACAGTCCGATGGTGGTGCCGCAGAAAAACGTGCCCCTGCCAATTGACGACAAGTCGTCGTCAATGGAACTGCCGCAGATACATGCAGATACCATTGGACGACTGGTGCTGGAGAAGTTCATGGAAGTCATTAAGGGACAGGAGGCCTATTCGCGACGCAAGGTATTGGCGGGGATTGTAATGACAGAGAACATGAATTTTTGTGAAGCCAAA GTTATTTCCGTTTCGACGGGCACCAAGTGTGTCAGCGGCGAGCACATGAGCGTGAACGGAGCTGTGCTAAACGATTCGCATGCCGAGATAGTCTCCAGGCGCTGTCTTCTGAAGTTCCTCTATGCACAGCTGGACCTGCAGTGCAACCAGG CCACAGCATATCAGTCGATTTTCGTGAGGAATACTGATGGGCAATACCCTTATAAACTAAAATCCGGGGTACATTTccatttgtatataaatacaGCACCTTGTGGGGATGCACGGATATTTAGTCCTCACGAAAACGACACTGGTGTTGATAAACATCCAAATAG AAAAGCTCGTGGCCAATTGCGTACAAAAATCGAGTCCGGTGAGGGAACAATTCCAGTCAAGAGCAGTGATGGAATACAGACGTGGGATGGCGTATTGCAG GGCCAACGCTTGCTGACCATGTCGTGCTCCGATAAAATCGCACGTTGGAACATCGTGGGCATACAAGGCTCCTTGTTGTCTTCCATAATTGAACCAGTGTACCTGCATTCGATTGTGCTGGGCAGTCTGTTGCACCCAGAGCACATGTACCGTGCAGTGTGCGGTCGAATTGAGAAGTCAATCCAGGGTCTGCCACCGCCGTACCATTTAAATAAGCCACGCCTGGCATTGGTCACATCGGCAGAGCCGCGAAATCAGGCCAAGGCTCCAAACTTCGGGATTAATTGGACCATTGGCGACACCGAGCTGGAGGTGGTCAACTCGCTCACGGGCCGAACAATTGGCGGCCAAGTGTCGCGCATCACGAAGCAGgcgttttttgttaaatatggCTTTCTAATGGTGAACCTACCAGGTATTTTAGTCCGCAAAGTAACCACAGACTATGGGCAAACAAAGGCCAACGTAAAGGACTATCAG aCGGCGAAGCTTGAATTGTTTTCGGCTTTCAAACGAGAGGACCTTGGCAGCTGGCTGAAGAAACCCATTGAACAAGACGAATTCGGCCTTGCCGAATGA
- the LOC128265068 gene encoding double-stranded RNA-specific editase Adar isoform X7: MYPVSYKPERACYKSCHHAMRIASRSSIFYQRQHFYAASSFAGKRPKFFVKRRVIFPSLPCNPVSAPSEINMNGYNRKSPQKRRYEMTKYAVTPKKKICKERIPQPKNTVAMLNELRHGLIYKLESQTGPVHAPLFTISVEVDGQKYLGQGRSKKVARIEAAATALRSFIQFKDGAVLSPLKPSGNLDFTSDEHLENGIENMSNEQLIAINKTLMLTEKKSNLTSLEQPTLRLQKFCMSQNVSKSAIAVDGQKKVPDKGPVMLLYELFNDVNFDCINIDGAQNNCRFKMTVTINEKKFDGTGPSKKLAKNAAAKAALASLCNISYSPMVVPQKNVPLPIDDKSSSMELPQIHADTIGRLVLEKFMEVIKGQEAYSRRKVLAGIVMTENMNFCEAKVISVSTGTKCVSGEHMSVNGAVLNDSHAEIVSRRCLLKFLYAQLDLQCNQEKLVANCVQKSSPVREQFQSRAVMEYRRGMAYCRANAC; this comes from the exons ATGTATCCAGTTTCCTACAAACCGGAGCGTGCGTGCTATAAATCATGCCACCATGCAATGCGAATAGCGTCGAGATCTTCAATTTTCTACCAACGTCAACATTTTTATGCCGCATCAAGTTTTGCGGGCAAAAGGcccaaattttttgttaaacggAGAGTTATTTTTCCCTCATTGCCCTGCAAT ccGGTGAGTGCACCATCTGAGATCAACATGAATGGCTATAACCGCAAATCGCCACAAAAACGGCGCTATGAGATGACAAAATATGCTG TAacaccaaaaaagaaaatctgCAAGGAGCGCATTCCGCAGCCGAAAAATACAGTGGCAATGCTGAATGAGTTAAGACATGGACTGATTTACAAATTGGAGTCACAGACTGGTCCGGTGCACGCACCTTTATTTACGATATCCGTTGAG GTCGATGGACAAAAATACTTGGGCCAGGGTCGCAGTAAAAAGGTTGCACGTATCGAAGCAGCCGCTACCGCACTCCGCAGCTTTATACAGTTTAAGGACGGAGCTGTCTTGTCACCTTTGAAGCCATCGGGCAACTTGGACTTTACCAGCGATGAACATCTTGAAAATGGTATTGAAAATATGTCCAATGAACAGTTGATCGCAATCAATAAGACGTTGATGTTGACTGAAAAGAAATCCAACCTTACCTCGCTTGAACAACCCACGTTGCGTCTTCAAAAGTTTTGCATGAGTCAGA ATGTGAGTAAGAGTGCCATTGCTGTCGATGGCCAAAAGAAGGTGCCGGACAAGGGACCTGTTATGCTTCTGTACGAGTTGTTCAACGACGTTAATTTTGATTGTATTAATATTGACGGAGCTCAAAACAATTGTCGCTTTAAAATGACAGTTACAATAAACGAGAAGAAGTTTGATGGAACag gTCCTTCCAaaaagttggccaaaaatGCGGCAGCTAAGGCGGCACTTGCATCACTGTGCAATATTTCGTACAGTCCGATGGTGGTGCCGCAGAAAAACGTGCCCCTGCCAATTGACGACAAGTCGTCGTCAATGGAACTGCCGCAGATACATGCAGATACCATTGGACGACTGGTGCTGGAGAAGTTCATGGAAGTCATTAAGGGACAGGAGGCCTATTCGCGACGCAAGGTATTGGCGGGGATTGTAATGACAGAGAACATGAATTTTTGTGAAGCCAAA GTTATTTCCGTTTCGACGGGCACCAAGTGTGTCAGCGGCGAGCACATGAGCGTGAACGGAGCTGTGCTAAACGATTCGCATGCCGAGATAGTCTCCAGGCGCTGTCTTCTGAAGTTCCTCTATGCACAGCTGGACCTGCAGTGCAACCAGG AAAAGCTCGTGGCCAATTGCGTACAAAAATCGAGTCCGGTGAGGGAACAATTCCAGTCAAGAGCAGTGATGGAATACAGACGTGGGATGGCGTATTGCAG GGCCAACGCTTGCTGA
- the LOC128265068 gene encoding double-stranded RNA-specific editase Adar isoform X1 has translation MYPVSYKPERACYKSCHHAMRIASRSSIFYQRQHFYAASSFAGKRPKFFVKRRVIFPSLPCNPVSAPSEINMNGYNRKSPQKRRYEMTKYAVTPKKKICKERIPQPKNTVAMLNELRHGLIYKLESQTGPVHAPLFTISVEVDGQKYLGQGRSKKVARIEAAATALRSFIQFKDGAVLSPLKPSGNLDFTSDEHLENGIENMSNEQLIAINKTLMLTEKKSNLTSLEQPTLRLQKFCMSQNVSKSAIAVDGQKKVPDKGPVMLLYELFNDVNFDCINIDGAQNNCRFKMTVTINEKKFDGTGPSKKLAKNAAAKAALASLCNISYSPMVVPQKNVPLPIDDKSSSMELPQIHADTIGRLVLEKFMEVIKGQEAYSRRKVLAGIVMTENMNFCEAKVISVSTGTKCVSGEHMSVNGAVLNDSHAEIVSRRCLLKFLYAQLDLQCNQATAYQSIFVRNTDGQYPYKLKSGVHFHLYINTAPCGDARIFSPHENDTGVDKHPNRKARGQLRTKIESGEGTIPVKSSDGIQTWDGVLQGQRLLTMSCSDKIARWNIVGIQGSLLSSIIEPVYLHSIVLGSLLHPEHMYRAVCGRIEKSIQGLPPPYHLNKPRLALVTSAEPRNQAKAPNFGINWTIGDTELEVVNSLTGRTIGGQVSRITKQAFFVKYGFLMVNLPGILVRKVTTDYGQTKANVKDYQTAKLELFSAFKREDLGSWLKKPIEQDEFGLAE, from the exons ATGTATCCAGTTTCCTACAAACCGGAGCGTGCGTGCTATAAATCATGCCACCATGCAATGCGAATAGCGTCGAGATCTTCAATTTTCTACCAACGTCAACATTTTTATGCCGCATCAAGTTTTGCGGGCAAAAGGcccaaattttttgttaaacggAGAGTTATTTTTCCCTCATTGCCCTGCAAT ccGGTGAGTGCACCATCTGAGATCAACATGAATGGCTATAACCGCAAATCGCCACAAAAACGGCGCTATGAGATGACAAAATATGCTG TAacaccaaaaaagaaaatctgCAAGGAGCGCATTCCGCAGCCGAAAAATACAGTGGCAATGCTGAATGAGTTAAGACATGGACTGATTTACAAATTGGAGTCACAGACTGGTCCGGTGCACGCACCTTTATTTACGATATCCGTTGAG GTCGATGGACAAAAATACTTGGGCCAGGGTCGCAGTAAAAAGGTTGCACGTATCGAAGCAGCCGCTACCGCACTCCGCAGCTTTATACAGTTTAAGGACGGAGCTGTCTTGTCACCTTTGAAGCCATCGGGCAACTTGGACTTTACCAGCGATGAACATCTTGAAAATGGTATTGAAAATATGTCCAATGAACAGTTGATCGCAATCAATAAGACGTTGATGTTGACTGAAAAGAAATCCAACCTTACCTCGCTTGAACAACCCACGTTGCGTCTTCAAAAGTTTTGCATGAGTCAGA ATGTGAGTAAGAGTGCCATTGCTGTCGATGGCCAAAAGAAGGTGCCGGACAAGGGACCTGTTATGCTTCTGTACGAGTTGTTCAACGACGTTAATTTTGATTGTATTAATATTGACGGAGCTCAAAACAATTGTCGCTTTAAAATGACAGTTACAATAAACGAGAAGAAGTTTGATGGAACag gTCCTTCCAaaaagttggccaaaaatGCGGCAGCTAAGGCGGCACTTGCATCACTGTGCAATATTTCGTACAGTCCGATGGTGGTGCCGCAGAAAAACGTGCCCCTGCCAATTGACGACAAGTCGTCGTCAATGGAACTGCCGCAGATACATGCAGATACCATTGGACGACTGGTGCTGGAGAAGTTCATGGAAGTCATTAAGGGACAGGAGGCCTATTCGCGACGCAAGGTATTGGCGGGGATTGTAATGACAGAGAACATGAATTTTTGTGAAGCCAAA GTTATTTCCGTTTCGACGGGCACCAAGTGTGTCAGCGGCGAGCACATGAGCGTGAACGGAGCTGTGCTAAACGATTCGCATGCCGAGATAGTCTCCAGGCGCTGTCTTCTGAAGTTCCTCTATGCACAGCTGGACCTGCAGTGCAACCAGG CCACAGCATATCAGTCGATTTTCGTGAGGAATACTGATGGGCAATACCCTTATAAACTAAAATCCGGGGTACATTTccatttgtatataaatacaGCACCTTGTGGGGATGCACGGATATTTAGTCCTCACGAAAACGACACTGGTGTTGATAAACATCCAAATAG AAAAGCTCGTGGCCAATTGCGTACAAAAATCGAGTCCGGTGAGGGAACAATTCCAGTCAAGAGCAGTGATGGAATACAGACGTGGGATGGCGTATTGCAG GGCCAACGCTTGCTGACCATGTCGTGCTCCGATAAAATCGCACGTTGGAACATCGTGGGCATACAAGGCTCCTTGTTGTCTTCCATAATTGAACCAGTGTACCTGCATTCGATTGTGCTGGGCAGTCTGTTGCACCCAGAGCACATGTACCGTGCAGTGTGCGGTCGAATTGAGAAGTCAATCCAGGGTCTGCCACCGCCGTACCATTTAAATAAGCCACGCCTGGCATTGGTCACATCGGCAGAGCCGCGAAATCAGGCCAAGGCTCCAAACTTCGGGATTAATTGGACCATTGGCGACACCGAGCTGGAGGTGGTCAACTCGCTCACGGGCCGAACAATTGGCGGCCAAGTGTCGCGCATCACGAAGCAGgcgttttttgttaaatatggCTTTCTAATGGTGAACCTACCAGGTATTTTAGTCCGCAAAGTAACCACAGACTATGGGCAAACAAAGGCCAACGTAAAGGACTATCAG aCGGCGAAGCTTGAATTGTTTTCGGCTTTCAAACGAGAGGACCTTGGCAGCTGGCTGAAGAAACCCATTGAACAAGACGAATTCGGCCTTGCCGAATGA